The Phormidium sp. PBR-2020 DNA segment ACCCCCAGAGGCTTGTTTGGTCGGTGGGGCCGTTCGAGACGGCTTGCTGGGGCGACAGTCGGACTATCTGGATTTAGATTTTGTCGTTCCCCAGGGTTCCATTGAGGCGGCCCGTAGATTGTCCCAAAATTATCAGGCGGGATTTGTCATTCTCGATGCAAGCCGGCAAATTGCCCGAGTGGTGTTTCCCGAGATGACCGTGGACTTTGCCTTACAGGAGGGAGAGTCGTTAGAAGCGGATTTGCGACGACGGGACTTTACCGTGAATGCGATCGCCTATAATCCTCGCAGCCGCACCTTAATCGACCCCCTTCAGGGCTACCAAGACCTCCAGCAGCGGCAGTTACGGACGATCGCCCTAAAAAATCTCGAAGATGACCCGCTGCGACTGTTACGGGGCTACCGTCAAGCGGCCCAATTAGGCTTCACCCTGCACCCAGACACCCAAGCGGGGATTCGTCAACTTGCCCCTCTCTTAACTCGGGTGGCGGCCGAACGAGTCAATTCAGAACTTGGCTATCTTCTCGGCAGTGAATCGGGAACCTATTGGTTACAGCAAGCATGGCAGGATGGCCTATTGTCAGGCTGGTTTCCTCAGGCCCAGGCCCAATCCCTAGACCGCTTGAGTGCCATTGATGAGGTGGTCGGGGACTTGGCCCAGACTTGCCCCGAGTTAGTCTTAGAACTCCAGGCCCCGTTACGGCCGACCTTAAAGACCACTCTGGTGATGATTGCCAAGTTGACCAGCTTAATGTCTCAGGAGTTGCCAGAAGCCGAACGCACCTTGGCAGGGTTGAAA contains these protein-coding regions:
- a CDS encoding CCA tRNA nucleotidyltransferase translates to MGEDKPTVFSPQTWGFSLEDLPPEACLVGGAVRDGLLGRQSDYLDLDFVVPQGSIEAARRLSQNYQAGFVILDASRQIARVVFPEMTVDFALQEGESLEADLRRRDFTVNAIAYNPRSRTLIDPLQGYQDLQQRQLRTIALKNLEDDPLRLLRGYRQAAQLGFTLHPDTQAGIRQLAPLLTRVAAERVNSELGYLLGSESGTYWLQQAWQDGLLSGWFPQAQAQSLDRLSAIDEVVGDLAQTCPELVLELQAPLRPTLKTTLVMIAKLTSLMSQELPEAERTLAGLKYSRSEVRAVLALTEAWRLAGGEAALRGLSVRSQYFWFKHLNGTFPAYVLYALASGISREAIAPYIEHYLNPDDPIAHPRPLIKGQDLIETVGVPRGPEVGHWLTEIAIAQAEGILNRPEEALNWVKQQRA